The Cyclopterus lumpus isolate fCycLum1 chromosome 12, fCycLum1.pri, whole genome shotgun sequence genome window below encodes:
- the LOC117740488 gene encoding thymic stromal cotransporter homolog, with protein MVTPSLCQSAFAVLRRIEPTLVLEQLGSSLFATALQMVVKDRCVNASYPDAHLSVEASQQRAMTDFYMTYNLIVRLVPILPALILARLGDRGWRRVPIAVPLVGYVLLSLALLLVVVVRLPLEVMFGAGVVFGLSGGFGAYWPGVMTLVALSSTAAERSKVMMTVELLYGTAGLVGSLASGHLFLLYSSSLGTGTILIIVGALLQMLCLTQATFLLQVKPECHQETEDTSRLLPDTSGKVLSEVPSEVPSKVPSEVLSEVSAPAKKNRVNVILLVATAILYGSAVSGAVEIMEVFVLKEPLNWSATQVGYGHAAGYMIFLTSFLGVTVFRRCVSDVALILIGMLSFASGIYFMTFVRTTSMFYLARSLNLFALIPMPTIRSLLSQQVPASSCGTTLTYLQMALKFSGLAYIPAFTKIYQRTLDWLPGFVFTLSSVITVLGMIPISIVGWRSRQNRKYTRIQVD; from the exons ATGGTCACGCCGAGCCTGTGTCAAAGCGCCTTCGCGGTGCTCCGGAGGATCGAGCCCACTCTGGTGCTGGAGCAGCTGGGCAGCTCTCTCTTCGCCACCGCCCTGCAGATGGTGGTCAAGGACCGCTGTGTGAACGCCAGCTACCCGGACGCCCACCTCTCCGTGGAGGCCAGCCAGCAGAGAGCCATGACGGACTTCTACATGACCTACAACCTCATCGTCCGGCTGGTCCCCATCTTGCCCGCGCTGATCTTGGCCAGGCTGGGCGACCGCGGCTGGAGGAGAGTCCCCATCGCGGTGCCGCTGGTCGGGTACGTGCTGCTGAGTCTCGCCCTGCTCCTGGTGGTCGTCGTCCGGCTCCCGCTGGAGGTGATGTTCGGCGCGGGGGTTGTCTTCGGTCTGTCCGGCGGCTTCGGCGCCTACTGGCCCGGCGTGATGACGCTGGTCGCGCTCTCCTCCACCGCGGCTGAGCGCTCCAAG GTGATGATGACCGTGGAGCTGCTGTACGGGACAGCGGGTCTGGTGGGCAGCCTGGCGTCGGGTCACCTGTTCCTGCTCTACAGCTCCAGTTTGGGCACCGGCACCATCCTGATCATCGTGGGCGCGCTGCTGCAGATGCTCTGCCTCACGCAGGCCACCTTCCTGCTGCAG GTGAAACCCGAATGTCACCAAGAGACAGAGGACACCAGCCGCCTCCTTCCTGATACCTCTGGTAAAGTTCTCAGTGAAGTTCCCAGTGAGGTTCCCAGTAAAGTTCCCAGTGAGGTTCTCAGTGAAGTTTCCGCTCCTGCCAAGAAAAACAGGGTGAACGTCATCCTGCTGGTTGCAACCGCCATTCTGTACGGCTCCGCAGTGAGCGGAGCCGTAGAGATCATGGAGGTCTTTGTGCTGAAAGAGCCCCTCAACTGGAGTGCCACTCAG gtGGGTTACGGCCATGCGGCAGGCTATATGATCTTCCTCACCAGTTTCCTTGGCGTCACCGTGTTCCGTCGCTGCGTCAGCGACGTGGCGCTCATCCTGATAGGCATGCTGTCGTTCGCCTCGGGGATTTACTTCATGACCTTCGTCAGGACGACCTCCATGTTCTACCTCG CTCGCTCACTCAACTTGTTTGCTCTCATCCCGATGCCCACGATCAGATCTCTGCTCTCGCAGCAGGTTCCAGCTTCCTCATGCG GCACCACTCTCACCTACCTGCAGATGGCTCTGAAGTTTTCCGGCCTGGCGTACATCCCTGCCTTCACTAAGATCTATCAGAGAACCCTGGACTGGTTACCGGGCTTCGTCTTCACGCTGTCCAGCGTCATTACAGTACTGGGAATGATCCCGATCAG caTTGTCGGCTGGAGATCACGTCAGAATCGAAAGTACACAAGGATTCAGGTCGACTGA